The Elephas maximus indicus isolate mEleMax1 chromosome 19, mEleMax1 primary haplotype, whole genome shotgun sequence genome contains a region encoding:
- the LOC126063140 gene encoding acid-sensing ion channel 2 yields the protein MDLKESPSEGSLQPSSIQIFANTSTLHGIRHIFVYGPLTIRRVLWAMAFVGSLGLLLVESSERVSYYFSYQHVTKVDEVVTQSLVFPAVTLCNLNGFRFSRLTTNDLYHAGELLALLDVNLQIPDPHLADPTVLEALRQKANFKHYKPKQFSMLEFLHRVGHDLKDMMLYCKFKGQECGHQDFTTK from the exons ATGGACCTCAAGGAGAGCCCCAGCGAAGGCAGCCTGCAGCCCTCCAGCATCcagatctttgccaacacctccaCCCTCCATGGCATCCGCCACATCTTCGTGTATGGGCCGCTGACCATCCGGCGTGTGCTCTGGGCCATGGCCTTCGTGGGTTCCCTGGGCCTGCTGCTGGTGGAGAGCTCGGAGAGGGTGTCCTACTACTTCTCTTACCAGCATGTCACCAAGGTGGATGAGGTGGTGACCCAGAGCCTGGTCTTCCCAGCTGTGACCCTCTGCAACCTGAATGGTTTCCGGTTCTCCAGGCTCACCACCAATGACCTGTACCATGCTGGAGAGCTGCTTGCCCTGCTCGATGTCAACCTGCAGATCCCAGACCCACACCTGGCTGACCCCACGGTGCTggaggccctgaggcagaaggcCAACTTCAAACACTACAAACCCAAGCAGTTCAGCATGCTGGAGTTCCTGCATCGCGTGGGCCATGACCTGAAGGATATGATGCTCTACTGCAAGTTCAAAGGGCAGGAGTGTGGCCACCAAGACTTCACCACA AAGTAG